A genomic region of Solanum stenotomum isolate F172 unplaced genomic scaffold, ASM1918654v1 scaffold7252, whole genome shotgun sequence contains the following coding sequences:
- the LOC125852981 gene encoding probable aldo-keto reductase 3, translating into MKGMREKVQIASKFGVSLIEGKMDICGDPEYLRDCCEASLKRLDIDCIDLYYVHRIDIRVPIEITMGELKKLVEEGEIKYIGLSEACAAPIRRAHAVHPITAVQMEWSLWTRDLEEEIVPNCRELGIGIVPYSPLGRGFFSAGPELIESSAEGDFRKNIPRFKPENFEQNKQIYEQVKETASRKGCTTSQLALSWILHKGDDICPIPGTTKIDNLNENIEAISVNLTTDEMKQLESCAAEDMVKGERHAFMWATWINSETPPLSSWIDE; encoded by the exons ATGAAAGGAATGAGAGAAAAAGTACAAATAGCTTCCAAGTTTGGCGTAAGTTTGATAGAAGGGAAAATGGACATTTGTGGTGATCCAGAGTATTTAAGAGATTGTTGTGAAGCTAGCTTGAAGCGACTAGATATCGACTGCATTGATCTTTATTATGTTCATCGGATTGATATCCGAGTGCCTATTGAAATCACG ATGGGAGAACTGAAGAAACTGGTTGAAGAGGGTGAAATCAAATACATAGGTTTATCCGAGGCTTGTGCAGCACCAATCAGAAGGGCACACGCGGTGCATCCAATAACAGCTGTTCAGATGGAGTGGTCTTTGTGGACCAGAGATCTGGAGGAAGAAATAGTTCCAAATTGCAG AGAATTAGGAATCGGAATTGTTCCGTACAGTCCTCTTGGACGAGGATTCTTCTCAGCAGGTCCAGAGTTGATTGAGAGCTCGGCCGAGGGTGACTTCCGCAAG AATATACCAAGGTTCAAGCCTGAAAATTTTGAGCAGAACAAGCAAATATACGAGCAAGTCAAGGAAACAGCATCAAGAAAGGGATGCACCACATCACAACTTGCATTGTCTTGGATTCTTCACAAAGGAGATGACATATGCCCCATACCCGGTACCACCAAGATTGACAACCTCAACGAAAATATCGAAGCCATATCTGTAAACCTGACAACTGATGAAATGAAGCAGTTAGAGTCCTGTGCTGCTGAAGATATGGTTAAAGGTGAAAGGCACGCATTCATGTGGGCAACTTGGATAAATTCGGAGACTCCACCATTGTCCTCCTGGATAGATGAATAA